A region of Sphingobium baderi DNA encodes the following proteins:
- a CDS encoding energy transducer TonB, with amino-acid sequence MLSVAEERIDDVLDVPTSQYLLESRSPSRVLSSNPVEATGRFGEGRRPNLPVILAIVLIHAMLIYALIQVRQHVIEAREAKLTVVNLTPPPPPPAADTPPPPPSKPEIVAPPPLVQMPVPPVQLVATTPDPVPVLSPMPVMSPPGPSASAAPPAPPSIVQGGDLGAQMVAGKPPRYPIESRRKREQGTVVLSLTLGVDGSVESIVIAQSSGSKRLDDAARDAVRGWRWKPIIRNGQPARVKGVVEIPFVLRIDAA; translated from the coding sequence ATGCTCTCGGTAGCGGAAGAAAGGATCGACGACGTGTTGGACGTTCCGACGTCTCAGTACCTCCTTGAATCCCGTAGCCCCAGCCGGGTCTTGTCGTCAAACCCCGTCGAGGCCACAGGTCGCTTCGGTGAAGGGCGCAGGCCCAACCTGCCCGTCATTCTTGCTATTGTCCTGATCCATGCCATGCTCATCTATGCGCTGATCCAGGTGCGGCAGCATGTCATTGAAGCGCGCGAAGCAAAGCTGACGGTGGTCAACCTGACGCCCCCACCGCCGCCGCCCGCCGCCGATACGCCCCCACCGCCGCCCTCGAAGCCGGAAATCGTTGCACCTCCACCGTTGGTCCAGATGCCCGTGCCGCCGGTTCAGTTGGTGGCGACAACGCCCGATCCCGTGCCCGTTCTGTCGCCCATGCCGGTCATGTCCCCGCCGGGACCGTCGGCATCTGCCGCACCGCCAGCGCCGCCGAGCATCGTGCAGGGTGGGGATTTGGGCGCCCAGATGGTGGCAGGCAAACCGCCGCGTTATCCCATCGAAAGCCGTCGCAAGCGTGAGCAGGGGACGGTGGTGCTGTCTCTGACGCTGGGCGTGGACGGCAGCGTCGAAAGCATCGTTATTGCACAAAGCAGCGGCTCCAAGCGGCTGGATGACGCCGCGCGCGATGCCGTTCGCGGCTGGCGCTGGAAGCCCATCATCCGCAATGGACAGCCAGCGCGGGTCAAGGGCGTGGTGGAAATCCCGTTCGTCCTGCGAATCGACGCTGCCTGA